TGATGACATTTACATCCTCACGAGTacagttaaacacacacacacacagtcctatGGAGTTCCTTAATTTTCTATCACCACTAAATCCTAATCTCAAGTTCTGATCTTAAACACCCTTCACAACGCAAGGCAAGTCTCATAATTATCAGATTCTGATGCAGAAACCAGAACATAATGAACCAGAACAAACGAGTAACGGCTGAATCCCTGTCAGATTCacagaaaactaaaacacacaccagaacCAGTGTCTGGCTCTGAAGACTACAACCAATGAACAAAAGAATGAAAACCTTCACGTCTATCAAATTCAGTCAATTTTTGGCATTTACAGCAGAAGCCTGTTCAATGAAGTTCAGCTGAGCCgatctcacgcacacacacaaacatcttcaTACACCGTACGACTGACTCATAATCAGATATTAAAGCATTCACTTCAtagttcagaaaaaaacactgacaacaGAGGatcataaatacaatttaatatttcagtccAGCACAGAAAACctccaaaaacacaaacactggaAACAAATCAGAGAGACTGTGActaaagaaaatacacaaatcaataaatatatttagctttaaatatgTTGGCACAAAACAAGAAGAATGAGTAAATTAATGAGCCAATGGTCATATGAGAGAATGATTCAGTTCTTAGACTCTCACGAATCAGACTCTTCCTACCAGCTGCTGCACTTCAGCTTCAGCACGTCTCCGCATTTCAGACACGTGGAGTTAGTGTTCGCTTCCTTCTTAGGGATGTTCCAGCACTGCTGACAGCGCACACGGTATTTCTTATACCTGAGAAACCAGGAATATTAAAAGTGCTTTCCATAACCCTGTAACTAATAATCACAGGCGGTGTATGAGCGGTCAGAAGCACCTGATCCCGCAGGCGTTACAGAGCGGCGTCCCGTCTTCAGCGTCTCTCCAGAGAGGAGTCTTCCTCGTCCGACACGACGCACACACCTTACTCCCTGAAGAAcacgtcacacacactcagagactcCAAGATACACTTCAACCAGAAATAAACACTCCTCAGGTATGAGGTTCTTTCTTCTGCTGGACATAAAGATATTCTGAATTATGtgtagctctctctctctctctctgccggAGAAGGGACACCGCCAAAGTTTAGCttccaacattcttcaaagtaTCTTCTTGTTCAACAGGAGGAGGAAACTCACACAGGTTTTGAGgttaaactatccctttaatatcaGACTCTGAATAAGGTTTTAATTTATGAATActtttttagatattatatCATGCCAGAATTAAATGATGTAATTATTGTCAGAGGAACTCTACTTGAGTGTGTCTACTGTATCTATGAAGGCTTTAGATAACAGGAAACTGAGTTCAGATGTCTATtccaagtaaaaaataaaaaaaaggtacttaaatgtattacttttttgaaataaatttgtacttaatagtaaaaatactcTTTAAAGCATAGATATGCTTAagatcatttaaatgtactgCACTGTGCTATATTTGGACatcattaatatgaattaaaatgggTTTTGAACACTATGTTGGGCATAAAGATGGGTTTAAATGTAGTATAAAAGGTGATTCAATACATTTTCACCGGGGTTTATAAACAAAGCAGATGATTTTTGCTAAAAGTATCATAATCATTCATGTCTGGAGCACAAACACTGCATACACTTTAACATGAGTGTGAGCACTTACTAGTGATGAGTAAactgacctgtgtgtgtgtgtgtgtgtgtgtgtgtgtgtgtgcatctgcaTGTGGtgtggtgtgtatgtgtgtgtgtgtgtatctgtccgtctccgtctgtgtgtgtgtgtgtatgtgtgtgcatctgcatgtggtgtggtgtgtgtgtgtgtgtgtgtgtgtgtctgtctgtctccgtctgtgtgtgtgtgtactgacgGGACAGGCTGCAGGGGTCACTCTCTTCCTCTGAGCTGCTGTTCCTCTGAGTCCGGCTGCGGTTGCTTCTGTTTCTCCTCCAGCTCTGGATCTCGTTGCTGAGGAGAGGAACACACCACATCAGCCTCacggagcacacacacacacacctccacccTCAGAGGCTCCACCTGTATTTGGAGGTGATGAGCAGTCGGCTCTGGCCGGCGTCCAGCTGCGGGGTCATGCTGAAGGTCACTCCCTGTACGCCGGGGTCCTGCGGGTCAGGGCTGCGCTCGGGACAGCTCTGCTTCCGTCTGCGGTCCTTGCTCACGTTCTCCAGGAGGTTATTATTGAGGTCCGTCTGCCGCGAGGAGCTTTCAGAGGCGTTCGGAGAGAGCCACGGGCTCTCAGCGTCTCGCTCGGAcagcagacaggaagtgaagtcaAGAGGACAATCACTTCCTGTGGACGGGACGACAGTTTCCTCCTGTCTAGAGCAGCCCTCGACGTGCAGCACAGGCGGCTCTTCTGTCTTCTCACTGGAGCCGATGTGATCTGCGGTGTGTGTCTTTATGAGCTCGGCGAGATCTCCAGGTTCTTTGAGTTCCTCTGCGTCTGTGAGCTCGTACAGGACTGAGAAACAGGGGTCAGACGGGGCGGCGCCGCAGGAAGCGGTGGGCCGCTCGGGGTCAGGTCTGAACATCACCTCTGTCTCCGTGACGACCGGTGAGCGGGGCCGGACCGGAGCTATGTCCTCGGTCTGCAGCAGACGCTCACACTGCTGGTTGATCAGACGCATCACGTCCAAGGCGCTGCCGCGGTCAGACTCTTCACGGCCCGAGAGGACCAGCGAGACGCCGTCTGCTTCCTCTGACGCCCCAGAAGTCCAGCTCTCGCCGGCCGCAGGAGGACAGAGTTTGGTGGCCTCCTGAAGCAGGAGGAGGATGGTGGACTGGGTCACCCGCTGGTGCTGCACATCTTCATGAGAGCTCATGTTCCCTCAGCGCTCAACTGAAACAGAGACAGCAGGAACACTATTACACTCTGAAGACGGACAAAAATATACCGTATATGTATTCTGCAGCCCTGTAGAGCGTATATCACAATATCACATCAGAGCCTTAAAAAGTAACtgattacactgaaaaaaatgtaacattgaaacaagcaaaaaaaaattctatttgaaATAAGATCTATACATTTAGGTtggaaacaagaaaaataaaaatcaaagcatTTTTGGCAGTGTATGTTACTTAGTTACTGCttatggaaagtaatgtgttacatcatataaaaaacatctctatttttggtcaatttaaaaGCCCTTTTGCACCAAAGAGTGAAATGAATGAGCCTTGGGCTGAAGGAAAAGTAAATGAATGTATGTACAGCAGACTGCAGAGAATACTGAACAGCAAAGAAATGTAGCACAAAATGAAGCAGAACTTTGGTTTATCAGTGTGATTAAACATGAGAATCAAAACACAGCAACCATTCAGCCTGAGTTTGAATGAAGTCACTAAAGatgcagtgaaatgttattagtgaaaaagtattttttctgatatatatatatatatatatatatatatatatatatatataaacgttatgctgtaatttatttctgtgaatcgctgaattttcatcattactccagtcagagtcacgtgatcttcagaaatcataataatatactgatttaattctcgagaaacatttctgattattatcaatgttgaaaacatttgtgctgccaAATATTTGAGGAACAtatcatagattttttttcagcattctttGATACATAGAAAGtacaaaaaactgcatttgtttgaaataaacgtttgcaacattataaacgTATGTATGCAACATTTGACCAACTTATTCTATCTTTGCTGAATACAAGTTgtaatttgtaaatgaatacTGACCACAATCttttgcgcgcacacacacacacacacacacacacacacacacacacacacacacacacacacacacacacacagtttctgaAGACGAAGCTCACGGACataaagacaaaacacacagtGAATTAGCGGTAAATAAACCGAGagaaataaaactacatttcgCCTGAACTCTGAAAACAAAGTTATTGATAGCTGTGGTCCAGAATCAGGAGCGTCGTGACTCACGGTGTATCAGATCTCAGGGTTTCCTCTCAGCGGCCGCTACAAAGTATCAGTGAATCTCCCGCGCTCTGCACGCGTCACGCGCGCGCTCCTCGAACAGCAGCAGCGGCTcgagccgaggaggaggaggaggaggaggaagaggagcagtTTGTGTGATTGTGAGCAGATGTGAGTGACTCACCTGACTCCGCGCCGAACGCAGTCTCCTCAGGTGAGACCGTCACGTGACGTCATGCGCAGGTGTTCCGGATCTCACCTGAGAAGCTCAGGCTCTGATTTCaccaaaaactaaatgaattcatttgtgGTTATGAATTAATGATTAACTCCAAACGCACGATTGCGACACactattgtttatttcatacaTCAAAACCAAGCatgacatttgtatttatttgtttacagactgatgaatcattTGTGCGCATGACTTCAAGAAAGGAGAGATGTGCGTTTGACAGGTTTGTGTGGTTATTAGTAATGAAGTACAGAACAGCAGCTACTGTAAAACACATCCGTCTCCAGAGAAGCTGGATCTACAAGAGCTTCCTTCATCAGAGCGGATCTACTGACCCCTGCTTTTCTCTGAACATGGTGACGTTTACAAGAACCTGAAATGATTCGTGCTGTGGAATGTTTCTGTTTTGGGTGAAGTTTGTGGAGATCAGCTCCAGCTCAACACCAAGAAGAACTGTATGAAGAAAATGAAGCCCGCTCACGAAGCATTcacattctttcatttttcctACTACAGAAATATTTAGCTGCAGAGCAGCCAGGATAATGGGAATTACAAAACTATCAATCAATTACAACATCTGCCTTAAAAACATGAAGGGGGAAATCTTAACGGTCCCAAAATAGggctttgttttattcatacaaaagaaaagagacagagaaacagttTTCAGTTTTACTGTGTTCTGTGGATGATGAGGAGCAGCACGCCGGAGTCGTGGAGATACCTGCGCTCCGAGTTCAGCTGGATTCAACGGGTCAGAAGCTCAGAGGCGCGCCGCCTTTAACCAGAGGCTTGTCCAGCATCGTATCCCACAGTGCTTTGCGGTCCGTCATGAACCCTCATCCTGCTGCTCAGTGAGGTTTGGGCACGTGACCGTCCACGTAGAAGTTCCTGGTGACCTTGGGCAGCGTCAGCTCCATGCCGTCCAGCTCCGGAGTCAGGATGATCTGGCAACCCAGACGCGAGTTCTCCTGCAGCATCGGAGCCATGTCCAGCATATCGTCCTCCCtgcgtgcgcacacacacacacacaaacacacacacacacacacacacacacgcacgcttgTGAAACGCTCGAGATGAATGCTTCAGCGGGGATGGAGCTCTCTTACCGTTCCTCGGGCTCTGGAAGCTTCTCGTAGTGTTCGCTGCTGACATACACGTGACAGGTGGAGCAGGCCAGAGACGCTTCACAGGCACCTGAGAACAGACACCAGCCGATGAAGACGAGcctcacacacagagaggatGAAGAGCGCTGGCACTCACCCTCCAGATCAATGCCGTGTTTGTGCGCCAGGTAAAGGACGTTATCTCCGACCCTCGCTCTCACGGGAATCTTCTGTCCGGAGCGGTCGATGTACACCACGTTCACTCTGGAGTAAAGCAGCACTCTTCAGACTGGACTTTCATCATTATGTCCATCTACACGCTCATTTCTCCTTATTTTTTACTTCATCTCATggtttaacaattaattaaagggacagttcacccaaaaatgtaaattctgtcattaattactcgccttcacatcgttccaaacccgtaagacctttattcatcttctgaactcaaatgaagatgttttgatgaaatctgagagtaTTTTCCTGGTTGCCAGATGCTGCTGAGGAAACATGCGTCTCTTCAAAACGAAGGAGGACAGTAACTCAAGGGaaaagaattgttgaataaagtcattattttagttttctttgtgcacaaaaagtattctcgtagcttcggAAAATGATGGTTTAACCTATAATGTGACGTGAATTATTTTAACGGGTGTCTGGATCCTTCctgtctatgaagggtcagagagctctcagatttcatcagaaatatcttcatttgtgttccaaagatgaatgaagacaACGACAtgagaactatccctttaacgaATCAcctgagtgaatgattcagtgactcgtgATAAAGAGtcttaatgaatgaatgaatcaatgactcacttattaaGACAGCGGTAGTGCtaagtgttttagttttaaaaatgttataatattatatttaaataaaaatatttctatatttaatatattttgtataaaactaCTATTTACTTCTTTATGCATGAACAGTCTGTGTAAATACATAGAAATGCTATTTCAGATGCAATGGTTGAGTCTCTTCTGGCatgcaaaaatcataattacaaaataatttcacaataacTTCATAATAATACTTTTGTCTGATTGGTATCAGTCCTATAATGTTTTGTCAttcttattgcatttattacatttaaattaaggGGAAAACATACGTTTAAGAAAGGCAGAAAGATAATCATAATAAAGGTAAAATCGATTTAAATATCGCCCATTAATGAGAGAGTGTTTGTATAATGTTTTGGTTGTATTTTGTGTGTTCTTCTTTCTCTTGCTGATGAACTCACACTCTCTCGTCCTCCTCCGGTGAGCTGCTGTCTTCAGCCTGACACACAcctgacagacacagacacggGTCAcggttacacacacactcctcaacCTGTTACCGAACCGCTATTAAcctttcagagagagagagagagagtgtgtgtgtgtgtgtgtgtgtgtgtgtgtgtgtgtgtgtgtgtgtgtgtgtggagggcgCACCGATGCTGGTCCGCAGGCGTCGGTTCGGAGCGGTAAACCCGTCGGTGGCTCCCGCGCACGCGTTGAGTCGGTAGAGCGGACACATGCTGCAGTCCGGTGAGACTCGGACAAACCTCTGCGTCAAACTCACGGCCGACCGGACCGCCGCGGACGCCGCCATGACACTGTTTTGATCACGTGACCGGCCCTGGCCAATAGCAGCCGAGATAGACACcatcaaagtaccgcgagagcgTGTGGAAACATCAGCCGTCGAAAGCTCTCGCGATACTTTGATGTCACACCGACCGGTGACTGCCGCGCCGCTTCAAAGTCGAGCGCTGTTACATCACAATGATTATAAGTCACAATATCATTtggatattaaatatttaataagtgcacaaatatacattttaatacatcattGTCTTCAATGTATCGATGTTGTCCTTGTAAATATAGAAACTTAGAAACTTTTTACACTTGCAAAAACAccatatcattattatttgttgttattattattattattattattattattattattattattgatcgTGTAAAAATCGTATATCGACTgactttttacaaattttactcATCATGTGTTATTTCATAtgcagaaaaattaaataaaatgtaaaaaaaattttggtAGCAAACGAGGAATTTCTCACTCAGTCTTTTCTCCTCTAGCAATGCACTAAATTACAAACTATAAGCAAACGTACTTTAACTCATGGGGTTTATTACAGATTATTTATGGTGTTGTCTGTCGTTTAAAAGGCTTTGTATAAAAGCTTGTACTAAAGAAACAGATACAAGCTACTGGACGCAGTCTCTCCCCGGCAGAGGGCGACACACTCCGACAGATCTTCAGCGCTGCGAGTCTCGTCTgatatttagatgttttcagTCAAACAGAGATTAAACTCAGAGTGATGCTTGCTTCTGGGTCTCAGATAACATGAGGCATATATTCATgtgataaataaatgctaaaccTCACATGTTTTGGCTGTTTTTAGTTTAGTACAGAGTTGCGTCGGTGATGAAGTTTCTAACAAGTATTGTTCATTCCTGAAAGCACTTTTTCAAAACTATTCACACCCTCTGCGTTACGAACATGAATCTTGAATAAACGGTTCATCTCACTCAGACCAACAAAACTCTTCATATACACTACACTGGGTCACTCCGTCTAAAGAACAGGTCTGACTACTTTAGTAATGTCCATGAGGAACATCTTTATCTTATATATCATAGAATGATATTCTAGAGAATTATGCGCTTCTAATTGAATATCAACAGTGTGAACAGACCCTTTCCTAACATGACATTGACTCTGTGATATACTTCTATATAGATCCTGCAGAAAGAGACAGCTTGCCATCGCTCTGATTTCAATGTGCTTTCAtcagttttaaaagcatttcaacATGGACTTCAGTTTAGAAAATGTAGCTTCAGTATTGAACGCTTGTTAGCAACTGAAAAGATGTAAAGAAAATGAAGTGAAGATACAAGCATCTGTCTctacaaacactcacacactcacacactcacatctGACTGAAAACATCCGTGATTCAACTCCTTCAGTGACAGGAAAACCTCAGACACATTCCACACCTGTCCTGACAGATCCAGCTCCAGGGGATCCGCTCGGAAAACCACTACATAAACACCTcaagacagagtgtgtgtgtgtgtgagagagagtgtgtgtgtgtgtgtgtgtgtatgagagagagagtgagtgtgtgtgtgtgtgtgtgtgagagagagactgtgtgtgtgtgtgagagagtgtgtgtgtgtgtgtgtgtgtgtgtgtgtgtgtgtgtgtgtgtgtgtgtgtgtgtgtgtgtgtgtgtgtgtgtgtgtgtgtgtgtgtgtgtgtgtgtgtgtgtgtgtgtgtgtgtgtgtgtgtgtgtgtgtgtgtgtgtgtgtgtgtgtgtgtgtgtgtgtgtgtgtgtgtgtgtgagagagattcTGTGGTTCTAGGGTTCTAAAGTTCTAAGGTTCTAAGGTTCTAGGGTTCTAAAGTTCTATGGTTCCGAGGTTCTGGGGTTCTAGGGTTTTAAGGTTCTATGGTTCAGAGGCACCAAGGTCCCGAGGTTCTAGGGTTCTAAGGTTTCAAGGTTATACGGTTCCAAGGTTTCAAGGTTATACGGTTCCAAGGTTCTAGGGTTCCAAGGTTCTGAGGTTTTGAGGTCCTAGGTTCTAAGGTTCAGAGGTTCTGGGGTTCTAAGGTTCTGGGGTTCTGAGGTTTCGAGGTCCTAGGTTCTAAGGTTCTGAAGTTCTAAGGTTCTATGGTTCTGAGGTTCTAAGCTTCTAAGTTTCTGGGGTCCTAGGTTCCAAGGTTCTAAGGTTCTGAGGTTTTGAGGTCCTAGGTTCTAAGTTTCAGAGGTTCTGGGGTTCTAAGGTTCTGGGGTTTCCAGGTTTCGAGGTTTCCAAGGTTCTAAGTTTCTGGGGTTCTAAGGTTCTGGGGTCCTAGGTTCTAAGGGTCTGGGGTCCTAGGTTCTAAGGTTCTAGGTTCTGAGGTTCTAAGGTTTTAGGGTCCTAGGTTCCAAGGTTCTGGGGGCCTAGGTTCCAAGGTTCTGAGGTTCTAAGGTTTTAGGGTCCTAGGTTCCAAGGTTCTGGGGTCCTAGGTTCCAAGGTTCTGAGGTTCTAAAGTTCTGAGGTTCTAAGGTTTTAGGGTCCTAGGTTCCAAGGTTCTGGGGTCCTAGGTTCCAAGGTTCTGAGGTTCTAAGGTTTTAGGGTCCTAGGTTCCAAGGTTCTGGGGTCCTAGGTTCCAAGGTTCTGAGGTTCTAAGGTTTTAGGGTCCTAGGTTCCAAGGTTCTGGGGTCCTAGGTTCCAAGGTTCTGAGGTTCTAAGGTTCTGGGGGCCGAGGTTCTAAGGTTCTAAGTTCCGAGGTTCTAAGGTTTTAGGGCCCTAGGTTCTGAGGTTCTAAGGTTCTAGGGT
This genomic stretch from Puntigrus tetrazona isolate hp1 unplaced genomic scaffold, ASM1883169v1 S000000234, whole genome shotgun sequence harbors:
- the fdx2 gene encoding ferredoxin-2, mitochondrial; the protein is MAASAAVRSAVSLTQRFVRVSPDCSMCPLYRLNACAGATDGFTAPNRRLRTSIGVCQAEDSSSPEEDERVVNVVYIDRSGQKIPVRARVGDNVLYLAHKHGIDLEGACEASLACSTCHVYVSSEHYEKLPEPEEREDDMLDMAPMLQENSRLGCQIILTPELDGMELTLPKVTRNFYVDGHVPKPH
- the zglp1 gene encoding GATA-type zinc finger protein 1 is translated as MSSHEDVQHQRVTQSTILLLLQEATKLCPPAAGESWTSGASEEADGVSLVLSGREESDRGSALDVMRLINQQCERLLQTEDIAPVRPRSPVVTETEVMFRPDPERPTASCGAAPSDPCFSVLYELTDAEELKEPGDLAELIKTHTADHIGSSEKTEEPPVLHVEGCSRQEETVVPSTGSDCPLDFTSCLLSERDAESPWLSPNASESSSRQTDLNNNLLENVSKDRRRKQSCPERSPDPQDPGVQGVTFSMTPQLDAGQSRLLITSKYSNEIQSWRRNRSNRSRTQRNSSSEEESDPCSLSRSKVCASCRTRKTPLWRDAEDGTPLCNACGIRYKKYRVRCQQCWNIPKKEANTNSTCLKCGDVLKLKCSSW